From Sulfuracidifex tepidarius, one genomic window encodes:
- a CDS encoding MFS transporter, with amino-acid sequence MNKLTISASMIGTIIEWYDVFIFSSAALYIGEELFPSTNPVVATLNVLLVFALGFITRPIGALIFGHFGDRRGRRYSLLYTLLISGISSGIVGLLPTYQEVGDITIVTLVILRLLLGLGLGGEWGGAVLLAIENGERKRGFYSSFVQSTVGIGLLMGSLIFLLLSSVLTKSEMFSFGWRIPFLLSFLMVAVGTVIRLKVNETALFTKVKEENLLLLLPSKEMFKKYWKELLLGTFVAGALGTIFYVGAILLPLFYETSMVISSVQSFEGTSVFAVVDIIMVFVGGRLSDRVGRRPILVIANLLALITIYPAFLLKSVDSFFLALVLFGIYHGSGYSPLAAMISEIFPTNVRYTGSSSAYQFGNSFLGGPASYVSADLGSVNYLLYPVYTVVLVIVTIAFLVKARESKEVEIST; translated from the coding sequence ATGAACAAGTTAACCATATCTGCTTCCATGATAGGAACTATAATTGAATGGTACGACGTGTTCATCTTTAGCTCAGCAGCGCTCTACATAGGTGAGGAGCTCTTTCCCTCAACCAATCCCGTGGTGGCAACCCTTAACGTGTTGTTGGTCTTCGCTTTAGGGTTCATCACAAGGCCCATAGGAGCTTTAATTTTCGGCCACTTCGGTGACAGAAGAGGTAGGAGATATTCACTTCTCTATACTCTCCTCATTTCCGGAATATCCTCCGGAATTGTAGGACTTCTCCCAACCTATCAGGAAGTTGGGGACATTACAATCGTTACTCTAGTTATTTTGAGGCTTCTCCTAGGGCTGGGGTTGGGAGGAGAGTGGGGAGGTGCAGTACTCCTAGCAATTGAGAACGGTGAGAGAAAGAGAGGGTTTTACAGTTCCTTCGTGCAGTCAACCGTTGGGATAGGCCTACTCATGGGAAGCCTGATTTTCCTCCTGCTCAGTTCAGTCCTCACCAAGAGCGAAATGTTCAGCTTCGGTTGGAGAATCCCTTTCTTACTTTCCTTCCTCATGGTAGCGGTAGGCACGGTAATCAGGCTTAAGGTAAATGAAACCGCGTTGTTCACGAAAGTTAAGGAGGAGAACCTACTTCTGCTTCTCCCCTCAAAGGAGATGTTCAAGAAATATTGGAAGGAACTTCTATTAGGTACGTTTGTGGCGGGAGCACTGGGAACTATCTTCTATGTAGGTGCAATACTTCTGCCGTTGTTCTATGAGACGTCAATGGTGATATCTTCAGTTCAGTCCTTCGAGGGCACTTCCGTCTTTGCCGTTGTAGACATAATCATGGTATTTGTGGGAGGTAGACTGTCAGACAGGGTAGGAAGGAGACCGATTCTAGTTATTGCAAACCTACTTGCCTTGATCACAATATATCCTGCTTTCCTCCTGAAATCTGTGGACTCGTTCTTCCTCGCTCTCGTACTTTTCGGTATCTATCACGGCAGTGGTTATTCTCCTTTGGCTGCAATGATATCTGAAATATTTCCTACCAATGTGAGGTACACCGGATCGTCTTCAGCATATCAGTTCGGGAACTCTTTCCTTGGGGGTCCGGCAAGTTACGTCTCAGCTGACCTCGGCAGTGTGAACTACTTGTTGTACCCAGTATACACGGTGGTACTTGTGATAGTTACCATTGCCTTCCTGGTTAAAGCAAGGGAGAGCAAGGAGGTAGAAATCTCGACATAA
- a CDS encoding PaREP1 family protein, translated as MIMESQLPKFAKEPEKYSKLRLLEALQELYLSVEMLKEGYIRNSASKFFLSWKALLSSIAVSNFNKIVEDKRKEGKEDEVKCTCE; from the coding sequence ATGATAATGGAGTCACAGTTACCCAAGTTTGCCAAGGAGCCTGAGAAGTATTCCAAGCTGAGGTTGCTTGAGGCACTTCAGGAGCTCTATCTAAGCGTCGAAATGTTAAAGGAGGGATATATCAGGAACTCCGCGAGTAAGTTCTTCCTCTCCTGGAAGGCACTTTTAAGTTCCATTGCTGTTTCTAACTTCAACAAGATTGTAGAAGATAAGAGGAAAGAAGGTAAGGAAGACGAAGTTAAGTGTACCTGCGAATAG
- a CDS encoding exodeoxyribonuclease III: MKLLSWNVNSLRTAMNKGLLDLVKSQEYDVLMFQEVKTSQVPLDFSSYKAFLNPAKKKGYSGVMTLTRVEPLSVRTGMGIPEFDDEGRMITCEFDDFYVINVYFPNAGEGLKRLDFKLAFDRAFEEYVTSLPKPSVMCGDFNVAHEEIDIARPKDNVDHAGFTPQEREWFHSFLEKGFVDTYRMFVKGGGHYSWWSYRFHAREKNIGWRIDYCVVSTELKGRVRRADILEKVTGSDHAPIVLEIG; the protein is encoded by the coding sequence ATGAAGTTACTATCGTGGAACGTGAACAGCCTCAGGACGGCGATGAACAAGGGTCTCCTCGATCTGGTGAAGTCGCAGGAGTACGACGTCCTCATGTTCCAGGAAGTCAAGACAAGTCAGGTACCCCTTGACTTCTCCTCCTACAAGGCTTTCCTCAACCCCGCAAAGAAGAAGGGTTACAGCGGGGTCATGACGCTCACCCGAGTCGAACCGCTCTCAGTCAGGACGGGCATGGGGATACCTGAGTTCGATGACGAGGGGAGGATGATCACGTGTGAGTTCGATGACTTCTACGTGATCAACGTCTACTTCCCCAACGCGGGGGAAGGGTTGAAGAGACTGGACTTCAAGTTGGCCTTCGACAGAGCGTTCGAGGAATACGTGACGTCGTTGCCCAAGCCGTCCGTGATGTGTGGTGACTTCAACGTGGCCCACGAGGAAATTGACATAGCCAGACCCAAGGACAACGTGGACCATGCGGGCTTCACCCCCCAGGAAAGGGAATGGTTCCACAGCTTCCTCGAGAAGGGCTTCGTGGACACTTACAGGATGTTCGTGAAGGGGGGAGGTCACTATTCATGGTGGTCCTACAGGTTCCACGCGCGCGAGAAGAACATAGGGTGGAGGATAGACTACTGCGTGGTGTCTACCGAGTTGAAGGGGAGAGTTAGGAGAGCAGACATACTGGAGAAGGTCACGGGGTCAGACCACGCACCCATTGTCCTAGAGATAGGGTGA
- a CDS encoding xanthine dehydrogenase family protein molybdopterin-binding subunit: MYIGKPVKRIEDLNLIRGRGQYVDDIVLPNMKYVAFVRSERPHALVKVRSDVPFYGGEVINPGLDFPIVSKETTYVGQPLGAVVGRDQYEVHDMLEEVEVEYQDLPYEVDPRKAMKDEVKVYSKLDTNVGLRKEFVAGDPEKALKESPVVIEGELRNQRMIATPMETRGIVAWFDSRRVNVWSSTQSAHFLRRNLTSFLKTDVHAVQPDVGGAFGSKIITHPEEYAVSFLSLKLGIPLKWVPTRTEEMMSSGHGRDKSLSYKVGTTRDGVITALVGTVIGNLGAPYQDAYDDESGNVLSTSRMILGPYNIRNARVEALGVYTNLVPTTSYRGAGRPEGTFFIESIMNELSLELGIDQLEIRKRNVVKSTPYQNAFGITYDSGDYTEILRKSEPYYEDFKRRAIEEGLCVGLGMYVEITGFGPWETARVYVKSDGKVVVISGAGPHGQGDGTAFAQIAADVLELPIEEVEVQWGDTAIIEDGIGTWGSRTVTVGGSAVMQASQMLKDKLKQAGSKVLNVDVEEVEYEGGKVKDRGSGKALDFREVVSGAYKLGIPLDVTAVYPVTRPTSPYGIHMALVSLDRETGTAKVRDYLAIDDVGNVINPMLAEGQIHGGVLQGVSQALYEGVVLEEGRVVNLNVVDYLIPTAVESPRMKWEHFTFGVSSHPTGSKGIGEAGAVVATPVIMNAISQCLGRQVKEMPWRPA; this comes from the coding sequence ATGTACATCGGAAAACCGGTGAAAAGGATAGAGGACTTGAACCTGATCAGGGGTAGGGGGCAATACGTGGACGACATAGTACTACCCAACATGAAGTATGTGGCTTTCGTTAGGTCTGAGAGGCCCCACGCGTTGGTCAAGGTCAGGTCAGACGTCCCCTTTTACGGAGGGGAGGTGATAAACCCCGGGTTAGATTTCCCGATAGTCTCGAAGGAGACCACTTACGTGGGTCAGCCTTTGGGCGCGGTGGTCGGTAGGGACCAGTATGAAGTACACGATATGCTGGAGGAGGTCGAGGTAGAGTATCAAGACCTGCCGTATGAGGTAGACCCCAGGAAGGCGATGAAGGACGAAGTGAAGGTCTACTCCAAGCTCGACACAAACGTTGGACTGAGGAAGGAGTTCGTGGCGGGAGACCCTGAGAAGGCATTGAAAGAGTCTCCTGTGGTCATTGAGGGGGAGCTCAGGAACCAAAGGATGATAGCCACACCGATGGAGACGAGGGGTATAGTGGCGTGGTTCGACAGCAGGAGAGTGAACGTTTGGTCCTCAACACAGTCAGCTCACTTCTTGAGGAGGAACCTGACCTCATTCCTCAAGACTGACGTACACGCTGTACAGCCTGACGTAGGAGGTGCGTTCGGGAGCAAGATAATCACTCACCCCGAGGAATACGCGGTTAGCTTCCTCTCCCTCAAGCTTGGGATCCCCTTGAAGTGGGTACCTACCAGGACTGAAGAGATGATGAGCTCTGGACACGGGAGGGATAAGTCCCTCTCCTACAAGGTAGGGACTACAAGGGACGGAGTCATCACTGCACTGGTAGGGACGGTCATAGGGAACTTGGGGGCCCCTTATCAGGACGCCTACGACGACGAGTCAGGGAACGTCCTGAGCACGAGCAGGATGATCCTCGGTCCTTACAACATCAGGAATGCTAGAGTTGAAGCTCTGGGAGTCTACACGAACCTAGTCCCCACCACGTCGTACAGGGGAGCCGGCAGGCCTGAGGGCACTTTCTTCATAGAGTCCATCATGAACGAGCTCTCCCTGGAGTTGGGGATAGACCAGCTCGAGATCAGGAAGAGGAATGTGGTGAAGAGCACCCCTTACCAGAACGCTTTCGGAATCACTTACGACTCAGGGGACTACACGGAGATCCTGAGGAAGAGCGAGCCCTACTACGAGGACTTTAAGAGGAGGGCAATAGAGGAAGGACTTTGCGTTGGCTTGGGGATGTACGTAGAGATCACCGGTTTCGGTCCATGGGAGACGGCCCGCGTATACGTGAAGTCAGACGGTAAGGTGGTGGTAATCTCGGGAGCGGGGCCTCACGGCCAGGGGGACGGGACGGCTTTCGCTCAGATAGCTGCAGACGTCCTGGAGTTGCCCATCGAGGAAGTAGAGGTCCAGTGGGGTGATACCGCGATCATAGAGGACGGGATAGGGACGTGGGGGAGCAGGACTGTCACCGTGGGAGGCTCAGCTGTGATGCAGGCATCTCAGATGCTGAAAGACAAGTTGAAGCAAGCCGGGTCCAAGGTGTTGAACGTTGACGTCGAGGAGGTGGAGTATGAGGGAGGTAAGGTGAAAGACAGGGGCTCGGGGAAGGCGTTGGACTTCCGTGAAGTGGTGAGCGGAGCTTACAAGCTAGGAATTCCCCTAGACGTCACCGCGGTGTACCCCGTAACGAGGCCGACCTCCCCTTACGGTATCCACATGGCGTTGGTGAGCTTGGACAGGGAGACCGGGACGGCAAAGGTCAGGGACTACCTTGCCATAGACGACGTAGGGAACGTGATAAACCCCATGCTGGCAGAGGGACAGATCCACGGAGGCGTGCTTCAGGGCGTATCCCAAGCCTTGTATGAGGGCGTAGTCCTTGAAGAGGGAAGAGTCGTGAACCTGAACGTGGTCGACTACCTCATACCCACAGCTGTGGAGTCTCCCCGGATGAAGTGGGAGCACTTCACGTTCGGGGTCTCCAGCCACCCTACCGGCTCCAAGGGAATAGGTGAGGCTGGAGCAGTTGTCGCCACTCCAGTTATTATGAACGCCATCTCCCAATGTCTGGGGAGACAAGTGAAAGAGATGCCGTGGAGACCGGCGTGA
- a CDS encoding metallophosphoesterase family protein translates to MPFQVKILFASDIHGSEYVFRKALNAAKMYKVNYLIFGGDIFSKDFVPVIDKGSSKFVEGKEVQISQLEESSKVSGKTPLLMREEEFQEAIKNKKYMTSLIVRELEGQASRWVKVFHEKMNGSNIETLWNLGNDDPLELDEYLSGLGIEIAEGKVRELGDLKVVSSGYVNPTPFGTYRELPDSTLFLRLDSMFKEVSEGPVILNAHAPPINTKLDQAMDRDKKRHSVGSKAVRDIIEKYKPIVGLHGHIHESGGIDKIGDTKVGNPGSYYTDGMLNAIFLVLEREVKGKGIIVKKEYKVKAMEIIRG, encoded by the coding sequence ATGCCCTTTCAGGTTAAAATCCTTTTCGCGAGTGACATACATGGCTCAGAATACGTTTTCAGAAAGGCACTGAACGCTGCTAAGATGTACAAGGTGAACTACCTAATCTTCGGAGGAGATATATTCTCTAAGGACTTCGTCCCGGTGATAGACAAGGGTAGCTCGAAGTTTGTGGAGGGAAAGGAAGTCCAAATCTCTCAGCTGGAGGAGTCCTCAAAGGTGTCAGGTAAGACACCCCTTTTGATGAGAGAGGAAGAGTTTCAGGAGGCTATCAAAAACAAGAAGTACATGACCTCTCTTATAGTCAGAGAATTAGAGGGACAGGCGTCAAGGTGGGTCAAAGTCTTCCATGAGAAGATGAATGGAAGCAACATAGAGACCTTGTGGAACTTGGGAAATGACGACCCTTTAGAGCTGGACGAATACCTTAGTGGGCTGGGAATAGAGATTGCAGAAGGTAAAGTAAGAGAACTGGGCGACCTGAAAGTGGTGAGCTCTGGTTACGTTAATCCAACTCCTTTTGGTACTTACAGGGAGTTACCCGACTCTACCCTGTTTTTAAGGCTAGATTCTATGTTCAAGGAAGTGAGTGAGGGACCCGTCATCCTTAACGCCCACGCGCCTCCAATTAACACCAAGTTAGACCAAGCAATGGACAGGGACAAAAAGAGACATAGCGTTGGTTCCAAGGCAGTAAGGGACATAATAGAAAAGTACAAACCTATAGTAGGTCTCCACGGTCACATCCACGAGTCAGGGGGGATAGATAAAATCGGTGATACTAAGGTGGGGAACCCGGGGAGCTATTATACGGACGGAATGCTCAACGCTATCTTCCTAGTCTTGGAAAGGGAGGTCAAAGGAAAAGGGATCATAGTGAAGAAAGAGTACAAGGTAAAGGCAATGGAGATAATAAGAGGCTAA
- a CDS encoding NAD(P)/FAD-dependent oxidoreductase, with product MHFVVLGAGAHGLSLAYHLLKEGEKVTVVEKGEVSHGSSGRNAGRYRYHFFSRENVEFAKEAIPYLLSMCKKLPLNPVCMKTGYLWTETEGVRKLDPMWRAEGVGGKFVECSEFPFMKGGEGEECYYAPQDGSFHHDYISLGLYLEIKRMGGEFVRGEAKELVKRQGKVVGVKVEDHVVGGDAVAVTLGAWTGEFMRRNGIDVPITPEKRELFLTEGVKFRVKPLVIGRGFYFSQTLKGELIGGIDSPESSLTLDTSLVNSLSFISHVRKVVKGLEGVRLLRSWSGYYEITPDRSHVMGFDPSWPENLFVDAGYSGHGMMFSLYAGKVISDFMLGRRNKFVEIFSPSRFQRHVTVDERMVI from the coding sequence ATGCACTTCGTGGTCCTGGGAGCTGGAGCGCACGGGCTCTCCCTGGCGTATCACCTCCTGAAGGAGGGAGAGAAGGTAACTGTCGTGGAGAAGGGGGAGGTAAGCCACGGGTCGAGCGGTAGGAACGCGGGGAGGTACCGTTACCATTTCTTCTCCAGGGAAAACGTGGAGTTCGCCAAGGAAGCTATACCTTACCTCCTGTCCATGTGCAAGAAACTACCCTTGAACCCTGTGTGTATGAAGACGGGTTATTTGTGGACTGAGACGGAGGGGGTGAGGAAGCTAGACCCCATGTGGAGGGCTGAAGGCGTCGGGGGGAAGTTCGTGGAATGTTCCGAGTTCCCCTTCATGAAGGGGGGAGAGGGAGAGGAGTGCTACTACGCCCCCCAGGACGGCTCCTTCCATCACGACTACATTTCCCTCGGCCTCTACCTAGAGATAAAGAGGATGGGAGGGGAGTTCGTGAGAGGAGAGGCAAAGGAGTTAGTGAAGAGGCAGGGGAAGGTCGTCGGAGTCAAGGTGGAGGACCATGTTGTGGGAGGCGACGCTGTGGCAGTCACCTTAGGCGCATGGACAGGGGAGTTCATGAGGAGGAACGGTATCGACGTACCTATCACTCCAGAGAAGAGGGAGCTTTTCCTTACCGAGGGAGTCAAGTTCAGGGTAAAACCCCTGGTTATAGGGAGAGGTTTCTATTTCTCCCAGACCTTGAAAGGAGAGCTGATAGGAGGGATCGACTCTCCCGAGAGTTCATTGACATTGGACACTTCCCTGGTGAATTCACTCAGTTTCATCTCTCATGTTAGAAAGGTGGTGAAGGGTTTGGAGGGGGTCAGGTTGCTGAGGTCGTGGAGCGGATACTACGAGATCACCCCTGACAGGTCCCACGTAATGGGCTTCGACCCTTCCTGGCCTGAGAACCTCTTCGTTGATGCCGGGTATAGCGGGCACGGAATGATGTTCTCCTTGTACGCAGGAAAGGTTATATCTGACTTCATGTTAGGCAGGAGGAACAAGTTCGTGGAAATATTCTCGCCCTCCAGGTTCCAACGCCACGTGACAGTGGACGAAAGGATGGTGATATGA
- a CDS encoding ferredoxin, translated as MSGETSERDAVETGVISMYVKSRVHSRRRAPFDCEKGLPYVEVVDGGEVVENCFPPQPTSPGGVRISSTLIHSKLVRNQFLLERVSRISNLPEDVERGGEVYQVEKMKAEHVIIGAGISGLTALKKEGGVLIASDTYTDTFLDPLNPMKEKAKSILKEMGDKVIQGDFLGKFSEGYAFRIGKKIVVFEDSRITFAMGGRYLPPRFEGNDLPGVISRDMYLRFRENYRDVLVLGSCDDAVRTAVVSGSRILIAPRGTDLMSPVGKEMAEDHGIHLQGVTYLNVTVKGRKLYASWDDGETLVDAVVFAPVKQPRLEGIANVGCDYKFVPGMGAYIPEHDDEGYMECGHRVVGGARGIDDPSLSEASVEDSLRGKIQGPLRFYYEGGGKADPYNYGGGGYACMCEDVMWEDVLKFREFGNVEMLKRVSGICLGECQGKTCSFVVGSLMKSDKLITFRSPLYPV; from the coding sequence ATGTCTGGGGAGACAAGTGAAAGAGATGCCGTGGAGACCGGCGTGATTTCCATGTACGTGAAGAGCAGGGTACACTCAAGGAGGAGGGCCCCATTCGATTGTGAAAAAGGTCTCCCTTACGTTGAAGTAGTGGATGGAGGGGAGGTGGTGGAGAACTGCTTCCCTCCGCAACCTACCTCTCCTGGAGGAGTGCGGATAAGCTCCACGTTGATACACTCCAAACTTGTAAGAAATCAATTCCTGCTGGAGAGAGTTTCGCGGATCTCTAACCTGCCAGAAGACGTAGAGAGAGGAGGCGAGGTGTACCAAGTGGAGAAGATGAAGGCAGAACACGTGATAATAGGTGCGGGAATTTCAGGTTTGACGGCCCTGAAGAAGGAGGGAGGCGTCCTCATAGCGAGTGACACCTACACCGATACTTTCCTCGACCCGTTGAATCCCATGAAGGAAAAGGCGAAGTCTATCCTGAAGGAGATGGGAGATAAGGTAATCCAGGGGGACTTCCTCGGGAAGTTCAGCGAAGGCTACGCGTTCAGGATAGGGAAGAAGATAGTGGTGTTCGAGGACTCCAGGATAACGTTCGCAATGGGTGGGAGATACCTCCCTCCCCGTTTTGAGGGGAACGACCTTCCCGGTGTCATATCGAGGGACATGTACCTCAGGTTCAGGGAGAACTATCGTGACGTCCTAGTCCTTGGCTCATGCGACGACGCGGTCAGGACTGCAGTGGTCTCAGGTTCTAGGATCTTGATTGCGCCACGCGGGACTGACCTCATGTCCCCCGTGGGTAAGGAGATGGCGGAAGACCACGGGATCCACCTTCAAGGGGTTACCTACCTCAACGTCACGGTGAAGGGGAGGAAGCTCTATGCCTCCTGGGACGACGGCGAAACCCTCGTGGACGCCGTAGTGTTCGCCCCGGTCAAACAACCCCGGTTGGAGGGGATAGCTAACGTAGGATGCGATTACAAGTTCGTCCCCGGGATGGGAGCCTACATACCCGAGCACGACGATGAAGGGTATATGGAGTGTGGTCACAGGGTCGTGGGAGGAGCCAGGGGGATAGACGACCCTTCCCTATCCGAGGCGAGCGTGGAGGACAGCCTGAGGGGGAAGATCCAAGGCCCTCTGCGTTTCTACTATGAGGGAGGAGGTAAGGCAGACCCTTACAACTACGGTGGGGGAGGATACGCCTGCATGTGCGAAGACGTAATGTGGGAGGACGTGTTGAAATTCCGTGAGTTCGGGAACGTGGAAATGCTGAAACGCGTGTCTGGCATATGTCTGGGAGAGTGTCAGGGGAAGACGTGTTCCTTCGTGGTGGGGAGCCTCATGAAGAGCGACAAGTTGATCACGTTCAGGTCTCCCCTTTACCCCGTATAG
- a CDS encoding HEPN domain-containing protein gives MSGEYVVRLKRRALKFLETSEKSDDPDLSTFLAEQAIQLYVKGVYYEIVGEKIRGHGIRSLLGSLSRELERNGIKHDELDRFVRERRDLLVDLEEAYTESRYGEGDYTEDKSRVFISLAKETIELLKEVERNAMD, from the coding sequence ATGAGCGGCGAATACGTCGTCAGGTTAAAGAGGAGGGCACTGAAGTTCCTCGAAACGTCGGAAAAGAGTGACGACCCTGACTTGTCCACGTTCCTCGCGGAGCAGGCAATCCAGCTATATGTGAAGGGAGTGTACTATGAGATAGTTGGAGAGAAAATAAGAGGACACGGGATCCGCTCCCTCCTAGGATCTCTATCTAGAGAATTAGAGAGGAACGGAATCAAACATGATGAGTTAGACCGATTTGTAAGGGAGAGGAGAGACTTACTCGTAGACCTAGAGGAAGCCTATACTGAGAGCAGGTACGGGGAAGGGGATTACACTGAGGACAAGTCAAGGGTGTTCATATCTCTAGCAAAGGAAACCATAGAGTTGCTCAAGGAGGTGGAGAGAAACGCCATGGATTAA
- a CDS encoding type 1 glutamine amidotransferase, protein MMLGIIHHPVEGLGNIKEILKEKDDLREVRADELTGKETPDSIVLMGGPMGVYEHDRYPFMEKEFELIKRTPKVLGICLGAQLLSYALGGKVTPGSFGEEKGIMKVRTVSYLKTLGDIHVFQWHSDTFTLPEGADLLAYSDKYFQAFLKERRLGLQFHIEVDAKMVKSWIETYGGNEEIVNQVKEHEEELFHTAKRIIKLWFDL, encoded by the coding sequence ATGATGCTTGGGATTATCCATCACCCAGTTGAAGGTTTAGGAAACATTAAGGAAATACTCAAGGAAAAGGACGACTTAAGGGAAGTACGAGCTGACGAATTGACTGGAAAGGAGACGCCAGACTCCATAGTGCTGATGGGAGGTCCGATGGGAGTTTATGAACACGATAGGTATCCTTTCATGGAGAAGGAATTCGAGTTAATAAAGAGAACTCCAAAGGTCTTGGGTATATGCCTTGGAGCTCAATTACTATCGTATGCCCTAGGAGGAAAGGTCACCCCTGGAAGCTTCGGTGAAGAAAAAGGAATTATGAAAGTCAGAACAGTCTCCTACCTGAAAACTCTCGGGGACATTCACGTCTTTCAATGGCATAGTGATACATTTACGTTACCTGAGGGAGCAGATCTACTCGCTTACAGTGATAAATACTTCCAAGCCTTTCTGAAGGAAAGGAGATTAGGCCTTCAGTTTCACATTGAGGTAGATGCTAAAATGGTGAAGAGTTGGATAGAGACATATGGAGGGAACGAGGAAATTGTAAATCAAGTGAAAGAACATGAGGAGGAACTCTTCCATACCGCTAAAAGGATAATTAAGTTGTGGTTTGATCTATGA
- a CDS encoding hydantoinase/oxoprolinase family protein — MIASVDVGGTFTDIVAVDESGVKIYKGPTTPKAPEQGVLQGMARLGRVTTVVHATTIGTNSLLGQVNLELPKVALLTTKGFKDVIEIGRQNRPELYNPFFRKPTPLVPPELRFEVNERVGPNGEVIQEIDEKEVDERMREAKAMGTTSVAISFLHSFMNPVNEMKAKEVAERYFEYVSVSHEISPAPREYERTSTTVVNASLMPVMRRYLTSLKEGLKLHEVKELFIMSSSGGLIDVDEAVRRPVQVIESGPAAGVVGVSVLSKVMGEPNAISFDMGGTTAKAGTVVNYEVETTQEYEVGGRTHYGRLVKGSGYPVRFPFVDLAEVSAGGGSIVWRDEAGALRVGPLSAGAEPGPMSYGKGGRYPTLTDANLVLGRIGDTLTDGFKLNKELAVKGLKGLGDPVEVAREAISLANVEMSRAMRLVTVERGYDPSGFTMFAFGGAGPQYSLDLAEEMGIAKVVIPPHPGLFSALGMLFADMKFEASVSYPKDLDASYREMEERLSKRLPEARFLRYADVRYQGQGWELTVSVTDPVKIPEDFERKHLSIYGFKLDSPVEVVTIRSFAVVPGSSISLPRPREGGNPSFKLRDVMMDDWVKARVYRREDLPLGFEVQGPAVVEEYSSTVLIKEGWKAKVHENGSLVLVRE, encoded by the coding sequence ATGATCGCTTCTGTAGACGTTGGTGGAACCTTCACTGACATTGTCGCAGTTGATGAAAGCGGAGTGAAGATATACAAGGGGCCAACGACGCCTAAGGCCCCGGAACAAGGAGTACTCCAGGGGATGGCAAGGCTGGGGAGAGTCACCACTGTAGTCCACGCTACCACGATAGGGACTAACTCCCTGCTGGGACAGGTCAACTTGGAGCTACCCAAGGTAGCACTCCTCACCACCAAGGGTTTCAAAGACGTGATAGAGATAGGTAGGCAGAACAGGCCCGAGCTTTACAACCCTTTCTTCAGGAAGCCCACTCCCCTGGTTCCCCCAGAGCTCAGGTTCGAGGTGAACGAGAGGGTAGGGCCTAACGGCGAGGTAATTCAGGAAATAGACGAGAAGGAAGTGGACGAGAGGATGAGGGAGGCGAAGGCGATGGGGACAACCTCTGTAGCTATCTCTTTCCTCCACTCCTTCATGAACCCCGTGAACGAGATGAAAGCGAAGGAGGTAGCTGAGAGGTACTTCGAATACGTCTCAGTCTCCCACGAGATTTCCCCAGCCCCGAGGGAGTACGAGAGGACGTCCACCACTGTAGTCAACGCTTCCCTCATGCCGGTTATGAGGAGATACCTCACTTCCCTGAAAGAGGGATTAAAGTTACACGAGGTAAAGGAACTTTTCATTATGTCGAGCTCAGGCGGGCTGATCGACGTGGACGAGGCGGTCAGGAGGCCTGTGCAGGTCATAGAGTCAGGTCCTGCAGCTGGTGTCGTGGGGGTCTCCGTCCTGTCCAAGGTCATGGGAGAGCCTAACGCGATCAGCTTCGATATGGGAGGTACCACAGCCAAGGCAGGTACCGTGGTGAACTACGAGGTAGAGACGACCCAGGAATACGAGGTAGGAGGTAGGACTCACTACGGCAGGTTGGTTAAGGGTTCTGGGTACCCCGTGAGGTTTCCCTTCGTGGACCTGGCCGAGGTCTCGGCTGGAGGAGGTTCAATCGTGTGGAGGGACGAAGCGGGGGCTCTGAGGGTAGGTCCCCTGAGCGCAGGCGCAGAACCCGGACCGATGTCTTATGGCAAAGGGGGGAGGTACCCTACGCTCACTGACGCGAACTTGGTACTGGGTAGAATAGGTGACACGCTCACTGACGGCTTCAAGCTCAACAAGGAGCTCGCGGTCAAAGGCTTGAAGGGACTCGGAGACCCTGTGGAAGTAGCAAGGGAGGCCATCTCCTTAGCTAACGTAGAGATGTCCAGAGCTATGAGGTTGGTCACGGTAGAGAGGGGTTACGATCCCTCCGGTTTCACTATGTTCGCCTTCGGTGGTGCAGGTCCTCAGTACTCCCTGGATCTGGCAGAGGAGATGGGCATAGCCAAGGTGGTCATACCTCCTCACCCAGGTCTGTTCAGTGCACTAGGGATGCTCTTCGCTGACATGAAGTTCGAGGCTTCCGTCTCCTATCCTAAGGATCTGGACGCAAGCTATAGGGAAATGGAGGAGAGGCTGAGTAAGAGGTTGCCTGAAGCTCGCTTCCTGCGCTACGCTGACGTCAGGTATCAGGGACAGGGATGGGAACTAACAGTATCTGTAACAGACCCAGTCAAGATACCCGAGGACTTCGAAAGGAAGCACCTCTCTATATACGGTTTCAAGCTGGACTCACCCGTGGAGGTCGTGACTATAAGGTCTTTCGCCGTCGTCCCGGGGTCTTCAATCTCCCTCCCTCGACCGAGAGAAGGGGGAAACCCCTCCTTCAAGCTGAGGGACGTCATGATGGACGACTGGGTGAAGGCGAGAGTCTACAGGAGGGAGGACTTACCCCTGGGTTTCGAGGTCCAGGGGCCTGCAGTTGTGGAGGAGTACAGTTCCACGGTGTTGATAAAGGAAGGATGGAAGGCGAAAGTCCACGAGAACGGTTCGCTCGTCCTGGTGAGAGAATGA